Proteins encoded within one genomic window of Paenarthrobacter sp. JL.01a:
- a CDS encoding PadR family transcriptional regulator, with product MHNSSGFMGNNFDGMWQAVEEFRSRFEKRSGGRAGRGELRTAILALLAERPMHGYQIIREIEERSGGNWKPSAGSVYPTLQLLSDEGFVTSEESSGRKIYSLTEAGREDVAGSGTSAPWSSEGASSGPGFAALPKAGMELAQAAAQVGRTGTPQQVREAVTVLEEARRRLYSILAQD from the coding sequence ATGCACAATTCAAGCGGCTTTATGGGAAATAATTTCGACGGAATGTGGCAGGCCGTGGAGGAGTTCCGGTCGAGATTCGAAAAGCGCTCCGGAGGGCGGGCCGGCCGGGGGGAGCTAAGGACCGCAATTCTGGCCCTGCTGGCCGAACGGCCGATGCATGGTTATCAGATCATCCGGGAAATCGAAGAGCGCAGCGGTGGCAACTGGAAACCAAGTGCAGGTTCGGTCTACCCCACCCTTCAGCTCCTCTCGGACGAGGGTTTTGTCACTTCGGAGGAATCCAGCGGACGCAAGATCTATTCCTTGACTGAAGCAGGCCGGGAGGATGTTGCCGGTTCCGGGACATCCGCCCCCTGGAGCTCAGAGGGTGCCTCCTCGGGCCCGGGTTTTGCCGCACTGCCCAAAGCCGGGATGGAACTTGCCCAGGCTGCAGCACAAGTGGGCCGGACAGGCACACCGCAACAGGTTCGGGAGGCGGTGACGGTGCTTGAAGAAGCACGCCGCCGGCTGTACTCGATCCTCGCGCAGGACTGA
- a CDS encoding DedA family protein yields the protein MISVLRAPGSIENLTGIVGIAAQVIDALGEWGVGLMTFLETVFPPIPSEVILPLAGFLAQQGSMSIVLVFVTSTLGAYAGALFLYWLGYKVGLERAITLLSKLPLVDREDFEKASKWFERHGKSAIFFGRLLPGVRSLISLPAGAERMNLLTFSIFTIAGAGLWNALLIGLGSLLGTQYHLIEQYSRFFNYAVYAALAVFVGWLVLRSVRRRKSAERR from the coding sequence TTGATCAGCGTACTGCGAGCCCCAGGTTCGATCGAAAACTTGACCGGAATAGTGGGCATCGCAGCTCAAGTGATTGACGCCTTGGGTGAGTGGGGCGTCGGCCTGATGACGTTCCTTGAGACCGTCTTTCCGCCGATCCCCAGCGAGGTGATACTCCCCCTCGCTGGCTTCCTGGCCCAGCAGGGCAGCATGAGCATCGTTTTGGTCTTCGTCACCAGCACACTTGGAGCTTACGCGGGTGCCTTGTTCCTGTACTGGCTCGGCTACAAGGTCGGCTTGGAACGGGCGATTACTTTGCTCTCGAAACTGCCCCTGGTGGACAGGGAGGACTTCGAAAAAGCATCGAAATGGTTTGAACGCCACGGCAAATCCGCCATCTTCTTCGGCAGGCTGCTGCCTGGAGTACGTAGCCTCATCTCCCTGCCCGCAGGTGCCGAACGGATGAACCTCCTGACGTTCTCCATTTTCACTATCGCCGGTGCCGGCCTGTGGAATGCCTTGCTGATCGGCCTGGGCTCCTTGCTTGGCACGCAGTACCACCTGATCGAACAGTATTCCCGGTTCTTCAACTACGCCGTGTACGCAGCGCTGGCCGTGTTCGTGGGCTGGCTTGTTCTGCGGAGTGTCAGGCGCCGGAAGTCAGCGGAACGCCGATAG
- a CDS encoding SDR family oxidoreductase codes for MDAGHQVSVLSRHVPDAGSAGHHDGVTYFAGDVTTGVGLAAAVAGADVVIDCLEGQFGKAQKQFADGGGRLLAAAVAQGVRRAVLLSIINCDLSTFPYYVSKAAKERRYKEAALETAVVRATQFHGLVAGIFAAGARVGLIPVFKGVAFQSISPADVAGELLAVALADSPATGERVRTVGGPEVLPMRSMAEQWKATTGSRGRIISVPLPGSMGAFLRAGHNLVPEHAVGTETFVSWLEKRRESL; via the coding sequence GTGGACGCCGGGCACCAGGTTTCGGTCCTTAGCCGCCATGTCCCGGACGCCGGTTCTGCCGGCCATCACGACGGCGTCACCTACTTCGCCGGTGATGTCACCACGGGCGTTGGCTTGGCGGCCGCGGTGGCAGGTGCCGACGTCGTTATTGACTGCCTTGAAGGCCAGTTCGGGAAGGCGCAAAAGCAATTCGCCGACGGCGGTGGGCGGCTTCTCGCTGCCGCCGTTGCGCAAGGTGTCCGGAGGGCCGTGCTGCTGTCCATCATCAACTGCGATCTGAGTACATTCCCGTATTACGTTTCCAAGGCTGCCAAGGAACGCAGGTATAAGGAGGCGGCGCTGGAGACGGCGGTGGTGCGCGCAACCCAGTTCCACGGCCTCGTCGCCGGCATCTTTGCCGCCGGGGCTCGGGTGGGATTGATCCCTGTGTTCAAGGGTGTGGCGTTCCAGTCGATCTCGCCGGCCGACGTTGCAGGGGAGTTGCTGGCGGTGGCGTTGGCGGATTCGCCTGCGACTGGGGAGCGGGTGCGGACGGTGGGTGGGCCGGAAGTGCTGCCAATGCGTTCAATGGCCGAGCAGTGGAAGGCCACTACTGGGTCGCGGGGAAGGATTATCAGCGTGCCTTTGCCGGGTTCCATGGGTGCTTTCCTTCGGGCCGGCCACAATCTTGTCCCGGAGCACGCGGTTGGCACGGAGACGTTCGTGTCGTGGTTGGAAAAGCGCCGGGAAAGTTTGTAG
- a CDS encoding DUF3806 domain-containing protein has protein sequence MGFFRKRTTATPVEDFEQPVYSELSVDHRAFLAGHIKLADQAEVNLEDPASVAGFYELVYATWQSSPEGTHAELQEPYRNAAGVAYGELLARTTPLRWVIAEDSLGRELALHAEQNNTLVYPLNAVEKRWLRGEDGDFIPVLASAVYKQLGRLS, from the coding sequence ATGGGATTCTTCAGAAAGCGGACAACGGCTACCCCCGTCGAGGACTTCGAGCAGCCGGTTTACAGCGAGCTAAGCGTCGATCACAGGGCCTTCCTCGCCGGCCACATCAAACTTGCGGACCAGGCGGAAGTGAACCTCGAGGATCCCGCCAGCGTAGCCGGGTTTTATGAGCTGGTGTACGCGACGTGGCAGAGTTCCCCGGAGGGCACCCACGCGGAGCTTCAAGAGCCGTACCGCAACGCTGCCGGCGTCGCCTATGGTGAGCTGTTGGCGCGGACCACGCCGTTGCGTTGGGTGATTGCGGAGGACTCCCTCGGGCGGGAGCTGGCACTTCACGCCGAGCAGAACAACACCCTGGTCTACCCCCTGAACGCCGTGGAAAAGCGTTGGCTTCGGGGCGAGGACGGCGATTTCATTCCTGTACTGGCCTCCGCGGTGTACAAGCAGTTGGGCCGGCTAAGCTGA
- a CDS encoding YciI family protein, producing the protein MTKYLISFPSAAMDVTAEELPAVAAAARAVVQEAKDAGVWVFGGGIDESVPPVMVDGAGAVREETYPQTSRLEGGYSILELPSHDAALKWAAKMAAACRCAQEVRAFQYDPAS; encoded by the coding sequence ATGACCAAGTACCTGATCTCGTTTCCCAGCGCCGCTATGGACGTCACGGCTGAAGAACTTCCGGCAGTTGCTGCCGCTGCCCGCGCAGTAGTGCAGGAGGCCAAGGACGCAGGGGTGTGGGTGTTCGGCGGGGGCATCGATGAAAGCGTCCCGCCGGTTATGGTCGACGGCGCTGGTGCGGTTCGGGAGGAAACGTACCCCCAGACGTCGCGGCTTGAAGGCGGCTATTCCATCCTGGAACTGCCATCTCACGACGCGGCGCTCAAATGGGCTGCGAAGATGGCAGCGGCCTGCCGCTGCGCCCAGGAAGTCCGGGCGTTCCAGTACGATCCCGCCAGTTGA
- a CDS encoding ABC1 kinase family protein, translating to MASGRRDQAGDVAGGVSASARYRRILRFAAWHLAVTWWFELFLPRLGLRRLTERNRARRMTRFAQRFHQLAVELGGLMIKVGQFMSSRLDVLPPEITAELEGLQDEVPPVPFRAIRHLAEAELGAPLEAVFASIEETPIAAASLGQAHRAKLLPGNAEDTGLSSVVFKVQRPGIQTIVDIDLAALRKVGGWLSRVRIVSDRADVPALIKEFAQTSQEEIDYLNEAANSERFAADFAHDPRVRVPAVVWERTTRRVLTLEDVTAIKITDAEALRLAGIDPSDVAPVFASVMFDQLFTNGFFHADPHPGNIFVTPTNGTADHPWKLTFIDFGMMGEVPAKTRAGLRKLLIAAASRDGKGLVAAISDVGVLMPSADAGELERAMTQLFARFGGMGFAELRDVDPREFRDFGVEFGSVIRSLPFQLPENFLLIIRAMSLTSGVCSSLDARFNLWNSVEPYAAQLLRDERGNLVNDIASQAVDAATLALRLPKRLDGLITRVEDGSLQVSNRKLERQLARMIRLVRTAVAAVAFGALLISGSIVRNGDVLLGNVLMVMSLIPLLVSMLTGRRHSR from the coding sequence GTGGCGTCGGGTCGACGTGATCAAGCAGGAGATGTGGCTGGCGGAGTGAGCGCCAGTGCCCGCTACCGCCGTATCCTGCGTTTCGCCGCCTGGCACCTTGCGGTGACGTGGTGGTTCGAGCTTTTTCTGCCGAGGTTGGGCCTGCGCCGGCTGACTGAACGCAATCGTGCCCGGAGAATGACGCGCTTCGCCCAACGCTTCCACCAACTTGCGGTTGAGCTTGGCGGCCTCATGATCAAAGTAGGCCAGTTCATGTCCTCGAGGCTTGACGTCCTGCCGCCTGAAATCACCGCCGAGTTGGAGGGCCTCCAGGACGAGGTGCCACCGGTGCCGTTCCGGGCCATCCGCCATCTTGCCGAAGCCGAACTGGGGGCGCCATTGGAGGCCGTCTTTGCCTCCATTGAGGAGACGCCCATCGCGGCCGCTTCGCTTGGGCAGGCACACAGGGCCAAGCTCCTTCCGGGCAATGCCGAAGACACCGGGCTGAGCAGCGTGGTCTTCAAAGTCCAGCGGCCAGGTATACAGACCATCGTTGACATTGACCTCGCCGCCCTGCGCAAAGTGGGAGGTTGGCTGAGCCGGGTCCGCATCGTGTCCGATCGCGCCGACGTCCCCGCGCTGATCAAGGAGTTTGCCCAGACCAGCCAGGAGGAGATCGACTACCTCAATGAAGCGGCAAACTCGGAACGCTTTGCCGCGGACTTCGCCCACGACCCCCGCGTGAGGGTGCCGGCTGTGGTGTGGGAGCGGACCACTCGACGCGTCCTTACCCTTGAGGACGTTACCGCCATCAAGATCACCGACGCCGAGGCGCTCCGCTTGGCCGGCATCGATCCCTCAGACGTCGCACCTGTTTTCGCATCGGTGATGTTTGACCAGCTCTTCACCAATGGCTTCTTCCATGCCGATCCCCACCCGGGCAACATCTTCGTAACCCCCACCAACGGCACCGCCGACCATCCGTGGAAGCTGACCTTCATTGACTTCGGCATGATGGGCGAGGTTCCTGCGAAGACGCGTGCCGGGCTTCGCAAGCTCCTGATCGCTGCCGCCTCCCGGGACGGCAAGGGGCTGGTTGCTGCGATCAGTGATGTCGGGGTGTTGATGCCCTCGGCCGACGCCGGCGAGCTTGAACGGGCCATGACCCAGTTGTTCGCCCGTTTTGGTGGCATGGGCTTTGCCGAGCTTCGCGACGTGGACCCCCGGGAGTTTCGCGATTTCGGGGTCGAGTTTGGAAGCGTCATCCGCTCACTTCCGTTCCAACTGCCGGAGAACTTCCTGCTCATCATCCGTGCGATGTCCCTGACCTCGGGGGTTTGCAGTTCGCTGGACGCGCGCTTCAACCTGTGGAATTCGGTGGAGCCCTACGCCGCTCAACTGTTGCGCGATGAACGCGGCAACCTGGTCAACGACATCGCCTCCCAGGCCGTGGACGCCGCAACGTTGGCGCTACGCCTGCCCAAACGGCTGGACGGGCTGATCACCCGCGTCGAGGACGGCTCCCTGCAGGTTTCCAACCGTAAGCTCGAACGTCAGCTGGCGCGCATGATCCGGCTGGTCCGCACGGCGGTAGCCGCGGTGGCATTTGGGGCGCTGCTGATTTCGGGATCCATAGTCCGCAACGGTGACGTGCTGCTGGGAAACGTCCTGATGGTCATGTCCCTGATCCCGTTGCTCGTGTCCATGCTGACAGGCCGCCGACACAGCCGCTGA
- a CDS encoding MFS transporter — translation MTGRQRLALVVLLAASFTLAVDFSILNVALPAIGADVGFGLENLQWIATAFALCAAGLTLLFGRVADIAGRRRMFLLGMALLGVASLAGGLATVPAVLLIARVGQGIATAMVVPAALALLLASFPEGPLRDKALGLNGSLMAAGFTTGAILGGLLTDLLSWRWAFLINLPLALAVLIIGPMVLSESKPATRPRLDVPGAITVTMGLLALVFGLTNAAEHSWSDPLTLGSLGAAVVLFIAFVAVERRAAPPLVPLGILKRSTVAWGNTAGILAFVTETSLVFLLTLYLQQVLGYTPLGAGLAFAVLGLGTVLGGVLGPKVIGKLGNKKAIVYGFILQAIATGVLVLLSVDPASIGLLLVATFIGGVANLVVIVGFMVTATSGVPDTEQGMATGLATMSQQIGITMGIPVMSAIFTARIVAIGNHAAPAVLGGVTTAIWVNAGLCLVTALLVAVFLRKPSGLSAFR, via the coding sequence ATGACGGGCCGGCAAAGGCTTGCGCTCGTCGTCTTGCTAGCGGCCAGTTTCACCCTGGCCGTTGACTTCTCCATCCTCAACGTCGCACTCCCGGCCATAGGTGCCGACGTCGGCTTCGGCTTGGAGAACCTCCAATGGATCGCGACGGCGTTCGCCTTGTGCGCCGCCGGTCTGACTCTGCTGTTCGGGCGTGTCGCCGATATAGCAGGCCGCCGCCGGATGTTCCTCCTCGGCATGGCCTTGCTTGGCGTGGCCTCGCTTGCCGGTGGCCTGGCCACGGTACCGGCGGTGCTGCTCATCGCCCGCGTGGGCCAGGGCATCGCCACTGCCATGGTGGTCCCCGCAGCCCTGGCACTCCTCCTTGCCTCGTTCCCGGAAGGGCCGTTGAGGGATAAGGCGCTGGGCCTTAACGGTTCCCTCATGGCCGCCGGATTCACTACCGGTGCCATCCTTGGCGGGCTGCTGACCGATCTGCTTAGTTGGCGCTGGGCATTCCTCATCAACCTCCCCTTAGCCCTCGCTGTGCTCATTATTGGCCCGATGGTTCTGTCCGAAAGCAAGCCGGCTACCAGGCCGCGCTTGGACGTACCGGGCGCCATCACGGTCACGATGGGTCTCCTGGCATTGGTTTTCGGCCTCACGAACGCGGCCGAGCACTCATGGAGCGATCCGCTGACGCTGGGTTCCCTTGGGGCCGCCGTCGTGCTTTTTATTGCGTTCGTTGCCGTCGAGCGTCGGGCCGCACCGCCGCTGGTACCCTTGGGCATCCTGAAGCGGTCCACTGTGGCGTGGGGGAACACGGCGGGCATCCTGGCCTTCGTCACCGAGACGTCCCTGGTTTTCCTCCTGACCCTGTACTTGCAGCAGGTCCTCGGCTACACCCCGCTCGGCGCCGGTCTGGCCTTTGCTGTGCTGGGTCTTGGTACGGTCCTTGGCGGAGTCCTTGGCCCCAAGGTCATAGGCAAGCTCGGGAACAAGAAGGCGATCGTGTACGGCTTCATCCTCCAAGCCATTGCCACTGGCGTGCTGGTGCTGCTTAGCGTCGACCCTGCCTCCATTGGCTTGCTGCTGGTGGCGACCTTCATCGGCGGAGTGGCGAACCTGGTGGTCATTGTCGGCTTTATGGTCACTGCGACGTCGGGAGTACCGGATACCGAGCAGGGGATGGCCACAGGACTGGCAACCATGAGCCAGCAGATCGGCATCACTATGGGCATACCGGTGATGAGCGCCATTTTTACCGCGCGGATTGTGGCCATCGGCAACCATGCTGCCCCGGCCGTTCTCGGAGGGGTGACCACTGCCATCTGGGTCAACGCAGGCCTGTGCTTGGTAACGGCCCTGTTGGTTGCCGTGTTTCTGCGGAAACCGTCCGGGCTATCGGCGTTCCGCTGA
- a CDS encoding helix-turn-helix domain-containing protein, which produces MSNYSELGEFLRVRRAALQPEDVGLINYGIRRVPGLRREELAMLAGVSNTYYTRLEQGQSTNASEAVIEAIARALNLNSDERKHLFNLARPSSTKRRPSIRPDKARSGTLRLIQSMPNTPAVVMGRRSEVLAWNRLGHRLVAGHLAFEAPARPATRPNMTRMLFLDPHARELYTRWRDEAARAVSSLRLLAGRSSEDPALASLVGELTMNSEEFAKLWARHPVENCMSGIKHMHHPDVGDLELYFEVLGPPDESGHRILMYSADPGSPAAEALQLLASVQPVVDLEADRPLGSRPL; this is translated from the coding sequence ATGAGCAACTACAGCGAACTTGGGGAGTTCCTTCGCGTCCGAAGGGCCGCTTTGCAGCCGGAAGACGTCGGCCTCATCAACTACGGCATCCGCCGCGTTCCAGGGCTCCGCCGGGAAGAATTGGCGATGCTTGCCGGAGTAAGCAACACCTACTACACCCGATTGGAGCAGGGCCAGAGCACAAACGCCTCCGAGGCCGTTATTGAAGCCATCGCCAGGGCCCTGAACCTGAACAGCGACGAGCGCAAGCATCTGTTCAACCTCGCCCGGCCGTCGAGCACCAAGCGGCGTCCATCGATCCGGCCGGACAAAGCAAGGTCCGGAACCTTGCGGCTCATCCAGTCCATGCCCAACACTCCGGCTGTCGTTATGGGGCGTCGCAGTGAGGTGTTGGCGTGGAACCGGCTCGGACACCGCTTGGTTGCCGGACACTTGGCTTTCGAGGCACCCGCGCGGCCCGCGACGAGGCCGAACATGACCCGAATGCTCTTCCTCGATCCCCACGCCCGAGAGCTGTACACCCGGTGGCGTGATGAAGCCGCGCGGGCCGTGTCCTCACTGCGGTTGCTCGCTGGCCGCTCAAGCGAGGACCCTGCACTGGCGTCCCTTGTTGGTGAGCTGACCATGAACAGCGAAGAATTCGCCAAACTGTGGGCCCGGCACCCGGTGGAAAACTGCATGTCGGGCATCAAACACATGCATCATCCCGACGTTGGTGACCTCGAGCTCTATTTCGAAGTCCTTGGGCCGCCGGATGAATCAGGTCACCGGATTCTTATGTACTCAGCTGACCCGGGATCCCCTGCTGCGGAGGCGCTTCAACTGCTGGCATCCGTACAACCAGTCGTAGATCTTGAGGCGGACCGCCCCCTGGGATCCAGGCCCCTTTAG